A single region of the Stigmatella erecta genome encodes:
- a CDS encoding prepilin-type N-terminal cleavage/methylation domain-containing protein, producing MTQRRPQSGFTLIELMIVVAIIGILAAIAIPSFQRFQARARQSEVNVNLKSLFTGLRTQQRMPSSAIRGSGFSPERGNRYSYHLGDCSNYEDRSTIDAVYHNDDICIGADTFKFPVLPSVFTPTLAPGAMWGARATSHGLANAPGIYGSDASWDFLAYGAGDVDNSADVEQYADTWLISSADGSLQSECPATGSPEAVSAGEPFNTANDVSCN from the coding sequence ATGACGCAGCGCCGTCCGCAGTCTGGCTTTACCCTCATCGAGTTGATGATTGTCGTGGCCATCATCGGCATTCTCGCCGCCATCGCCATTCCCAGCTTCCAGCGCTTCCAGGCCCGCGCCCGCCAGTCCGAGGTCAACGTCAACCTCAAGAGCCTCTTCACCGGCCTGCGCACCCAGCAGCGCATGCCTTCGTCCGCCATCCGCGGCAGCGGCTTCTCCCCCGAGCGCGGCAACCGCTACAGCTATCACCTCGGTGATTGCAGCAACTACGAGGACCGGAGCACCATCGACGCCGTGTATCACAATGACGACATCTGCATCGGCGCGGACACGTTCAAGTTCCCGGTGCTTCCCAGTGTCTTCACGCCCACCTTGGCCCCGGGCGCGATGTGGGGCGCGCGCGCAACCTCTCACGGCCTGGCCAATGCCCCGGGCATCTATGGCTCGGACGCGAGCTGGGACTTCCTCGCCTACGGCGCAGGCGATGTGGACAACAGCGCCGATGTCGAGCAGTACGCCGACACCTGGCTCATCTCCTCCGCGGATGGCTCCCTGCAGTCCGAGTGCCCCGCCACCGGGAGCCCGGAGGCCGTCTCCGCCGGTGAGCCCTTCAACACCGCCAATGACGTGAGCTGCAACTGA
- a CDS encoding response regulator transcription factor — translation MGERILLIEDDPQLGAQIAGFLGRAGFEPTWWKEGRALAPGEAAAYGLIILDLMLPGTYGLDILRGLREGSEVPVLVLSARNDTSDKVRALRLGADDYMTKPFWPEELVERVRARLRRPGMQRQELVELGALRVDLQAREVLVHGKPVELTRVEFDLLAALARRPGAAVTRQWLVDNVLDPEREGTERTLDVHVSRLRRKLGPGKHIETVWGIGYRLGGGGGDA, via the coding sequence ATGGGCGAACGCATCCTGCTCATCGAGGATGATCCACAGCTGGGCGCGCAGATCGCCGGCTTCCTGGGCCGGGCGGGCTTCGAGCCCACCTGGTGGAAGGAGGGACGGGCGCTGGCGCCGGGCGAGGCGGCGGCCTACGGCCTCATCATCCTGGACCTGATGCTGCCGGGCACCTACGGCCTGGACATCCTCCGGGGGCTGCGCGAGGGCTCGGAGGTGCCCGTGCTGGTGCTCAGCGCGCGCAACGACACCTCGGACAAGGTGCGGGCGCTGCGGCTGGGGGCGGACGACTACATGACCAAGCCCTTCTGGCCGGAGGAGCTGGTGGAGCGCGTCCGGGCGCGGCTGCGCAGGCCCGGCATGCAGCGCCAGGAGCTGGTGGAGCTGGGCGCGCTGCGGGTGGACCTCCAGGCCCGGGAGGTGCTCGTGCACGGCAAGCCCGTGGAGCTCACTCGCGTGGAGTTCGACCTGCTGGCGGCCCTGGCGCGCCGGCCCGGGGCGGCGGTGACGCGCCAGTGGCTGGTGGACAACGTGCTCGATCCCGAGCGCGAGGGCACCGAGCGGACCCTGGACGTGCACGTGTCCCGGCTGCGCCGCAAGCTGGGGCCGGGCAAGCACATCGAGACGGTGTGGGGGATTGGCTACCGGCTGGGCGGCGGGGGAGGGGACGCGTGA